The genomic stretch CACGCCTTCCGTCACCAACAACATTGCTTCGTTACAATATGGCGGAACAACACGGTTCGTGTAGAAGCCGCGCGTGTCTTTGACCACGATTGGCGTCTTTTTGATCTTCTTCACATAATCAAGCGCCGTCGCAAGAGAAAGATCATTACTCTCTTCACCCGGAATGATTTCCACCAGAGGCATTTTGTCTACAGGCGAGAAGAAGTGAATGCCGATAAACTGGTCAGGACGCTCTGAGTTTTTAGCGAGACCTGTAATCGGCAAGGTTGAGGTGTTGGAAGCAAAGATCTTGTCCTTGCCGATAACAGCTTCCGTCTTTTTGATAACATCAGCCTTGATGCCTGGTTCCTCGAAAACCGCCTCGATTACGAGATCAACATCCGCGATGTCATCATAGTTCTCGGTGGTTTTGATACGGGCGAGCATTTCTTCGGATTTCTCCTTGGAAAGTTTGCCCCGGGAGACACCTTTTTCGTTCAGCTTGCGGGAATAGTCCTTGCCCTTCTCCGCATAGGCCGCTTCACGATCGAGCAGCACAACTTCCATGCCTGCCTTGGCAGTAACATAGGCAATGCCGGCTCCCATCATGCCGGCACCGAGCACGGCAACCTTGTTGATGGTGGTCTTATCCACATTCTTTGGACGTTTCGCGCCTTTTTCTGCGGCCTGCTTGTTAATGAACAGGGAGCGGATCATGTTCTGCGTCTGGGCAGACTGAATCAGCGTTGTGAAATATTTGCTCTCAATACGGAGGGCTGTATCAATCGGTACGATTGACCCTTCATAAATGCAGGAAAGAATCTTGTCGATCTGCGGCATGTTGTGCCAGGTCTGCACCTGAGACATGGCTGCTGATCCGGCAAGGACGGGAACCACACGCGGATCCATTGCGCCCTGCCCGCCCGGGAATTTGAATTTCTTCTCATCCCATGGCTGGCGTACTTTCGGGTTCGCCTTGACCCATTCCTTTGCCTTGGCAACAATCTGGTCATGTGGCGCGATCTCGTGAATCAATCCCTTTGACAGAGCTTCGTCGGCCTTCATTGGTTTGCCGGATGTGCAGAGCATCATGGCATTCTGCATACCAATGAGACGCGGTGTGCGCTGTGTGCCACCGGCACCAGGCAAGAGGCCGACCAAGGCTTCGGGCAAGCCAAGCTGTACTTTTGGTGAATCAGACGCAACCCGATAATGGCTGGCAAGACAGACTTCAAGTCCGCCACCTAGTGCAAGGCCGTTGATGGCAACAGCAAATGGCTTTGTGGTTGCCCCTTTGGCAAGCTCTTTCGCGGTGTACCCACCCGTTTCCATCTTGCGGAACATGTTGTTCATGCCGATGGCACCTTCGAAGATTTCTGCCGTGCTCGGGCTGCCTTGTGTCTGGCTGCCCAGCATTCTCAGGTCAGCGCCTGCAAGGAACCCTGAGTCCTTGCCGGACGTGATGACCGTACCAACGATCTTGTCATCGGCGAGTATTTCATCAACGGCTTTCTTGAATTCTTCCGTCAACTGCTGGTTCCAGACATTCATCGACTGGTCTGGCAGGTCAATCGTCAACAGCGCGATGCCGTCACCATCAACCTCAATGGAGAGTGTTTCGTATGACATAATGATATTTTCCGTGTTCGTTATAAGTTAGACGCGCTCGATGACTGTGGCTGTACCCATGCCACCGCCGACACAAAGTGTCGCCAGGGCAGTTTCCTTACCGGACCGCTCAAGCTCATCCAGCACCGTGCCGAGAATCATCGCGCCAGTCGCGCCAAGCGGGTGGCCCATGGCAATGGCGCCGCCGCAAACATTGATCTCATCATGGTCGATGTCCATTGCCTGCATATAGCGCAGAACGACCGAAGCGAATGCTTCGTTCAGCTCCCAAAGGTCGATATCCTTCTTGTCCATGCCAGCGCGCTTCAGGAGTTTCTGGGTCACGAATTCAGGGCCGGTCAGCATGATGGTTGGCTCGGAGCCGGTTGACGCCATGGCGCGAATTTTGGCGCGCGGTGTCAGACCCAGTTTCTCACCCATTTCCTTGGTACCGATCAGGATCGCAGCTGAGCCATCCACGATGCCGGAGGAGTTGCCTGCATGGTGCACGTGATTGACTTTCTCAAGTTCAGGGTAGCGCTGGATGGCAATGGTATCGAAACCTGGCATCCCCTCACCCATCATGGCGAAAGACGGGTTCAATGCGCCAAGGGACTGCATGTCTGTATCCGGACGTACAGTCTCGTCATGCTTGAGGATTACTTCGCCCATCACGTCTTTTACGGGGACGATTGATTTCTCGAAGCGGTTTTCTTCCCATGACTTCGCTGCCCGCTTCTGGCTCTCGACCGCGTACGCATCAACATCATCGCGTGAGAAACCATATTTTGTCGCAATCACATCGGCGGAGATGCCTTGCGGAACGAAATAGTTTTTGATGGCAACAGCCGGGTCAGAAACCATCGCCCCGCCATCGGAGCCCATCGGCACACGGGACATGCTTTCAATGCCGCCACCGATGGCCATGTCAGCTTCACCGGACATGACTTTTGCAGCCGCCATATTGGTAGCTTCAAGACCTGAAGCGCAGAAGCGGTTGATCTGCACACCCGCTGTTGACTGGGCATAACCAGCCTGAAGAACAGCAACCCGGGCAATATCGGCACCCTGCTCACCCACGGGACTGACACAGCCAAAGACAACATCGTCAACATTTTCCGTATCGAGGTTGTTGCGGTCGCGCACAGCTTCCAGCACTTGGGTGGCGAGGTGCACAGGCGTGATTTCGTGCAGGGTTCCGTCGGACTTACCTTTGCCGCGCGGTGTTCTGACGGCATCATAAATATAGGCTTCTGCCATGGGTCGCTTCCTTTCGAGAGGCTTGTTGTGGATGACAACCGGGCGCACAGCACCTGACTGCCGGATATGGCGCGGAAAGTAAGCGTGATGCGGGTCACTTTCAACGCACAAGCGCAGTTATGTGCGCGGATTTGCTGCCGCGGCACCAAACAAGGGCCCCGCAACCCTCGCGGGTCGTGCTGATGCCAGAATCAGGCAAAGGATGTTTTTTGAAAAAGCCATTCTATTTCAAGGCTTTTTCCAATAAAGTCGTGTGAAGTGGGATATCAGATATGTCTTTGCGACACGCTACTCTAGCCGCAAGGACGTTAAGGGGAATGCGATGCGCGCCATCCATAAATTTCTGATTGGAATCATCGGCCTTATAGTTCTGGGCTGCTTTGGCTTTTATTTTGGCCTTTTTCCGCAAACAACACCTGAAATAGCAGAAGCGCGCCTTCTGGAAGCCGCCGAGGCTGACCTTGCCGAAGCTGGCCTAGACTGGGTGACGGTTACCATGGAAGGCCAGAAGGCTATCCTGAGTGGTACAGCGGTTTCAGCCGAAGAAATTGATCGTGCAGCAGATATTGTGCGCCACTCCACCTGGGCTGGCGGCGTCAGCGCGGGTGGCATCACAGTTGTTGAGACCGGTAATGTGCGCAATTTCTCGGATGTTGCTGTTCCGCAAGCCGAGCAGCCGATGCTGCCTGTAGCAACGCCGTTCACTTTTGTCGCAGACGCCAATGGAAATGGTGGGGTTGTGTTGCGCGGTTTCGTCCCCAGCGAGGAGATACGCACGCAACTTGTGGCCAGGGCGCAGGAACTGTTTCCTGGCGGTGTAACCGATGAACTGGTCATTGCCCGCGGTGCACCCGAGGGTAACTGGGCGCAGGCAGCCCTTGCACATCTTGACGGGCTGTCAAAATTGCGGAGCGGCTATGTGCGCGCTTCCGGCGCTGACTTCACCCTGAACGGAATGGCTGCTGACAGCGACCTCAAGGCACGGGCCGAAACTGATCTGAACCGGACAGGCGACGCGTTCAACAGCAATGCTGAAATCACGCTGGTTGTTGCGCCCGAACCGGTACTTGAGCCAATCCCTGAACCAGCCCCAGCTGAAATGGTGAGTGAGCCACTGGCCGCCACAGATGATGCGGCTGACCTTTGTCAGGCGACGCTGAATGACATGATGCGCGACAACACCGTTCAGTTCCAGTCCGGCAGCGCCGTGATCCTGCCGGAAAGCAGACCGTTGCTCGACGCTGTCGCGGAAACGCTGGCAAGGTGTCAGAACTTCCGGATCGAAATTGCCGGCCATACTGATTCCACAGGCTCAACGTCAGGCAACGCGCAACTGAGCGATTCACGGGCGCAGGCTGTCAGGAACTACATGGCCGATAATGGCGTGCCAGTGTCGCGGATTGAAGCGCAGGGCTATGGCGAGAGTCGACCGGTCGCCCCGAACGAGACCGCTGCCGGGCGGGCGCAAAACAGACGCATCGAATTCACGATCCTCCGGGATCAACAGAACTGAGATTAGAGCAGGAGTCATCAGATGGTTTGGCTGATTTTACATCAATGGATTTTGTTGTTGCTGGCCTTTTTGCTGGGCCTGCTGATTGGATGGTGGATCTGGTATCGCCGGGAGCGCGAGACCGTTACCGAGGTTCAGTCAGAGCCACAAACGATTGTGGCCGCAGCTGCTCTGCCTGAACAGGAAATCGCTGCAGAGCCGGTCGCCCTTGCAGACGTGCCAACCATGCAGGAAACAAGGCCGAGACTTTACGATACGGCCTCAGACGGGCCTGCTGATGATTTGAAGAAAATCAGCGGGATCGGCCCAAAGCTGGAAGGACTGCTCAACGACACGGGTGTCTATTATTTCCGCCAGATCCGCGACTGGACACCAGCAGAAGTTGCCTGGATTGACAGCAAGCTACAGTTCCCGGGTCGTATCGAGCGGGACAAATGGCAGGCACAGGCCGCCATTCTGGCAGATGGTGGCGACACTGACTTTGCCAGCCGATACGCCAAGGGCGAAACACCCTCTTCCTATCAGGGGTCACAGATTGATACATTGATAGGATCAACGGGTGCGGCGGCAGGTGCAACGAAAGCCAGCAGCGCTGAAAATGCAGGCGCAGTTGACCGCGCCAGCAAGTATATTGCTGATGTGCACCGGTATGATCCTGATGCGGAAGAAGATATTATCCGCCGAATCGTCAATCATCTTGGCATCGCGCTGCAAAGCCGGGATGCCTCTCTTGTAGCCTGCTCAGACAAGGCTGAGCGTGACCAGGTTGCCAATGGCTTCTGTGCCAAGAAACTCGGTATGGACGCGGAGACAGCACAGCGCGCCGTGGAAGAAGTTTGCCAGAGCATGAAAGCAGATCGTAACAAGCAGCGCGTGACGTTCTATTATCTGCTGGCAAAAAATGCAGGCAAGCTCGACAGCATTTAGGGGAGAACGACAGGCTGAGGTGTCATATATGGCCCCTCACAACCACGGCGACGATAAGCATTTCCCTGTCTCTGATCACTTTGTGCGAATGGCGGCTCGGGATCGCCGACATCCATCAGCCTCATTTTTCACTTCAATGCCATCAAAAATGCTGGTAGTGAACCTTCTCCACTGTGCGGGCCTGTAGCTCAGTTGGTTAGAGCTGGCGGCTCATAACCGCTAGGTCGGGGGTTCGAGTCCCTCCGGGCCCACCATTTTTGGACAGATAAAATTCGTGCTTTTCCGATTTTATTGCACCATGGTTGACACTACTCAACTGCAGGGTCTTACCTTGCCGAAGGAACACATCATGTCCCGATTTTATCTCTGCTTTCTCAGCCTGATTCTCTTTCTTGTTTCTGCTACTGCGAGCATGGCACAAAATGAGGACCTGATTGCGCAAAATCCTGATTTTCGGTCATTGCAGCCGACCTGGTTTCAGTCTGCCGAGCCCTTCCGCATCATCGGCGACATCCATTTTGTCGGTGTGAAGGGGCTTGCCATCTTTTTTATCCCGACAGCGGAGAGGCATATCGTCATTGATGGTGGCATGCCACAGAATGCGCCGCTGATAGCAGAAAATATTCGCACACTTGGCTATGATCCCGCTGACATCAAGATTCTCCTCAATACCCACGCCCATTTTGACCATTCAGGTGGGCTTGCGGCCATGAAAGAAATGAGCGGTGCGCAACTTATCGCGAGCGCAGGCGACCGCCCTTCCCTCGAAAGCGGGACCTATCTCGGTTACGAAGACGTGCCCTGGTTGAATGCACCGCCTGTTC from Parvularcula sp. IMCC14364 encodes the following:
- a CDS encoding 3-hydroxyacyl-CoA dehydrogenase NAD-binding domain-containing protein encodes the protein MSYETLSIEVDGDGIALLTIDLPDQSMNVWNQQLTEEFKKAVDEILADDKIVGTVITSGKDSGFLAGADLRMLGSQTQGSPSTAEIFEGAIGMNNMFRKMETGGYTAKELAKGATTKPFAVAINGLALGGGLEVCLASHYRVASDSPKVQLGLPEALVGLLPGAGGTQRTPRLIGMQNAMMLCTSGKPMKADEALSKGLIHEIAPHDQIVAKAKEWVKANPKVRQPWDEKKFKFPGGQGAMDPRVVPVLAGSAAMSQVQTWHNMPQIDKILSCIYEGSIVPIDTALRIESKYFTTLIQSAQTQNMIRSLFINKQAAEKGAKRPKNVDKTTINKVAVLGAGMMGAGIAYVTAKAGMEVVLLDREAAYAEKGKDYSRKLNEKGVSRGKLSKEKSEEMLARIKTTENYDDIADVDLVIEAVFEEPGIKADVIKKTEAVIGKDKIFASNTSTLPITGLAKNSERPDQFIGIHFFSPVDKMPLVEIIPGEESNDLSLATALDYVKKIKKTPIVVKDTRGFYTNRVVPPYCNEAMLLVTEGVNPALIDNCARILGMPVGPLALVDETSQELGLRISKATRAELGEEAVPRTAVDDLLELFVEKLGRKGRKSGGGFYEYPEGGKKHLWQGLQEHYPLAENQPTQEEVIERLLYSQLVPAAQCFHDGVVFDPESADLGAIFGWGFAPWTGGPMSHIDTIGMEEFVRTAERLAQQHGSRFAPPPSFRDMADKGEKLYKAA
- a CDS encoding acetyl-CoA C-acetyltransferase gives rise to the protein MAEAYIYDAVRTPRGKGKSDGTLHEITPVHLATQVLEAVRDRNNLDTENVDDVVFGCVSPVGEQGADIARVAVLQAGYAQSTAGVQINRFCASGLEATNMAAAKVMSGEADMAIGGGIESMSRVPMGSDGGAMVSDPAVAIKNYFVPQGISADVIATKYGFSRDDVDAYAVESQKRAAKSWEENRFEKSIVPVKDVMGEVILKHDETVRPDTDMQSLGALNPSFAMMGEGMPGFDTIAIQRYPELEKVNHVHHAGNSSGIVDGSAAILIGTKEMGEKLGLTPRAKIRAMASTGSEPTIMLTGPEFVTQKLLKRAGMDKKDIDLWELNEAFASVVLRYMQAMDIDHDEINVCGGAIAMGHPLGATGAMILGTVLDELERSGKETALATLCVGGGMGTATVIERV
- a CDS encoding OmpA family protein, with translation MRAIHKFLIGIIGLIVLGCFGFYFGLFPQTTPEIAEARLLEAAEADLAEAGLDWVTVTMEGQKAILSGTAVSAEEIDRAADIVRHSTWAGGVSAGGITVVETGNVRNFSDVAVPQAEQPMLPVATPFTFVADANGNGGVVLRGFVPSEEIRTQLVARAQELFPGGVTDELVIARGAPEGNWAQAALAHLDGLSKLRSGYVRASGADFTLNGMAADSDLKARAETDLNRTGDAFNSNAEITLVVAPEPVLEPIPEPAPAEMVSEPLAATDDAADLCQATLNDMMRDNTVQFQSGSAVILPESRPLLDAVAETLARCQNFRIEIAGHTDSTGSTSGNAQLSDSRAQAVRNYMADNGVPVSRIEAQGYGESRPVAPNETAAGRAQNRRIEFTILRDQQN
- a CDS encoding DUF2853 family protein; the encoded protein is MVWLILHQWILLLLAFLLGLLIGWWIWYRRERETVTEVQSEPQTIVAAAALPEQEIAAEPVALADVPTMQETRPRLYDTASDGPADDLKKISGIGPKLEGLLNDTGVYYFRQIRDWTPAEVAWIDSKLQFPGRIERDKWQAQAAILADGGDTDFASRYAKGETPSSYQGSQIDTLIGSTGAAAGATKASSAENAGAVDRASKYIADVHRYDPDAEEDIIRRIVNHLGIALQSRDASLVACSDKAERDQVANGFCAKKLGMDAETAQRAVEEVCQSMKADRNKQRVTFYYLLAKNAGKLDSI
- the bla gene encoding subclass B3 metallo-beta-lactamase, with the translated sequence MSRFYLCFLSLILFLVSATASMAQNEDLIAQNPDFRSLQPTWFQSAEPFRIIGDIHFVGVKGLAIFFIPTAERHIVIDGGMPQNAPLIAENIRTLGYDPADIKILLNTHAHFDHSGGLAAMKEMSGAQLIASAGDRPSLESGTYLGYEDVPWLNAPPVQVDRVIRDGEIVTLGGVSLTAHLTPGHTRGCTSWTLTVQEEEQEFDALIFCSATVALNRLVGPPQYESIVQDYRQTFEKTRDWQPDVFLANHPDFFSMKAKREKQQDGDQLAFVDKEEFSTFIARMEEWFDAALAKQTSSMTSADAD